attatttttctataattattCTATTTAGTTTATCTGTATAATCATTATCGGTATTCAATGTTCTCTAGTAATAGAGTCTATATACCCATTTTATGtctttgtcccccccccccccccccctccattctCAGGCACATGAGAGTTTGTACTCtaacagttttttaatttttttaattattatttttttggatgaCATCATAACGATTATGTAATAAGGTATTACAATATTTAGTaggcgtctttttttttttttaaagcgaaaACAGATATATCTTATCTTACCAGTATTGTCATCCTTAGTGCGATATTTTGTCTATATGCCCGGAATATTCAAACTAGACTAGATTGCACCGCTGACAACactgcttaaaaataaacaaatcaagtTTCGCGataataaaaatgtcaaagtcaatttatatattttattataatatatattaatatatatattaatatgaacCACATACTTATAgggtaatatatataatatatctatatatatatagcaaagatAATTAACCATAACAAACgaaattattaatattgttattattgttgttgttattattatgatgatgaattATGTCATACTTTCTCAATAAACAATCACAGCACACAACTGAGCAGGTTAAATGAATTGCtcgtggtggtgggggggtgggggtggtggagatggggtcaggtGGGTATACAGATACAGTCTCAGCTGTTTCAATTCTGCTGGCTTTACAAGAGAGGACACAGCTCAACGAATGCATACATGCTTTTAAACGCTGAATTAAAAGGCAACTCACCACCAATCTGAAAGTATTCATCAACAGTGAGATAACAATGTGAGCTTGGTCGTTTATAACAAAGGTATGTATTCTGTTGTCTGACTTTCACTggaacaaacacacacgcacacactgctctaataataatataataataataataataataataataataataataataataaatgcaaattcTTTACCGTCTCTTTCCAGGCGTGTTCAAATGTTCATATCCGCaatctccctctgtctctccctcgctcttactcgttttttttttttttttttggaagatcaAGCTGTAAATTGGGACACTTGCACCTCTATTTGAGGCACTGTGTGGATTTAATTTGGCAGTAGACTGACAGTCTTAATTATATGTCTAAGCCTTGAGACtagaaaacatttttcaaaaactatTGAACGAGAAAggctttacattttaatttccttcACTATATTTATCGTattatgttaaaatgaaaagctcTGCGAATCAAACTGGCGGGCTGAAGAGTAATACATATTTCAGATGAATCAAATGCTTTTcgtttgtatttgatttatttatttatttacttgtaccCCTGTTCTCAACGTAATCCGGTTCATTAGGAGCGGGTGGTCACTTAAGACATAACGTGTTGAAAGCAGCACTTTACAAGAGATACATCACAGCTACACTATAGACGGAATTAAGACTGTCAAAAATCGTACATATCATAAGATACAATACAAATTAATAGGACATTTCTGCCAAATCAGAATTAAAGCAAGCCTGATGGCTCGTCATTTACAAAACAGGCAGTTTTACAAACAGCAGAGGGCGCTTTTGTATTCGGACAAAATGACACGGGCAGCTTCCTCTCGGTGTAGATTCTTTTGCGGTCTTGAAATACTGCCACTACTACAATTACTACTACGATATATGTgcactgaacatttttaaaaaggactcATTAACTGTTGGGTCATtgtattatttaacaatgtgtctgCAATAAAGGTTTAtctgaaacaagaacaaaaaattaCAGTAGCCTACAataactactacgactactaccactaccactacaacacttttcattgttttattttattttatttatttatttaggcatatttatttatttttaagaatttaaTCATTAtatgtagctaacaaaatattgttttaatttttaaccaGAATCGTGttggataaataataataattaaaaaaaaataaaataaaataaaaaaaataaccagaaaacatattgaaaaaaaaaaaaaaaacccacaggcAATTCACTTTAAAACAGTGAGTGAATAATGTAAATGTACACATATGTTTCCAATCGCACACGTGTTCATGTAAGTGTGCTGTTATATTTCTCATAGACATTGTTGCCTGTAGCGGATGCGCCGGTACGTGCTCGGTTTTGACTATTAAATAAAATTGCCCCTCACTTTGGTTTTACATGAAACCACGTGCTGCCTGTCAGTTTGGAACTGTCATTATCTGCAATTATTCCTTGTAATTGCCAGTCGGTTTACAAAGCTAAAACATCGAGCGCTGTCACTGATTTTTATCACGCTCAGATTTCGGTGTATTGTGCAAAGCTTAGTGTTTCAAAGTTCgacattgtgtgtttcacatgAGGCTATATATAGACTTTGAAAACATATCTAAATTACATGTGttttcatctatctatctatctatctatctatctatctatctatctatctatctatctatctaatctaaatttattttctaaaatatatgatatattatatattatatatatatatatatatatatatatatatatatatatatatatatatatatatcctcataTATATTACTTTCAGGAGTATTTACAATTTGAAATGTGCACTCCCTACGAGGGAAATTTTGTTAAGGCAGTTAATATTATGTACAGATATTATTTCATGAATGTCCTTTCTAATTGAAAACGCTACCCATACCCCTCATCTGAAGTGTACCCTTCTTTCCATGCAAGCTACGGAAACAATATTCCATCGCAACAGCTGTTGTTTGTGAGATGCTGGAAATCTCGCTACTTCTTTCTTGTAATGTCTCAGTGCTAATTCCCAGCTACGGGTGTGTTTTGGGGAAtatgaaaatgcttttaaaatcgCGCTATGTATTCATTATATAAGCTGTTATTTGTTTCTTGTTCGTGTGTTTGGGAGTACTCTACAGTTCATTTTTACAATAGCAGACGTATCAAAGCCGCTCGCATTTGATTTAATAATGCGCAACCATTGTATCTTATTTCTGCcgtagtaaacaaacaaacaaaacaaaacaaaaaacagcgtATATATTAAACGATCGTGTAAACAATAAAACGTATGTTGACtctaatttttttcatttttgtatttgtttttaaaaacaaattgtagcAGCAATTAAACACAATGGAAGGATCACGCGCGGGTTACTGTTGATATTCCACGGACATTTCATTATTGACTTtcattaaacagaaaaacagtttattaaatgaataaaaaaaaaaaaaaactttatgggATTAGGgatgatttgtattattattattattattattattattattattattatttatcaataaACCAGTAAAGTAATAAACAAAGTCATGTTTGCTCTGAAGACAATATCAAGCATCATTATTCTTCGGGAATATTGTTCACTACACATGTATACCAGTGCACAAGTATTTTAAATTGCAGATTAATGCAAGAAAATTCCTAGATAAATTAATCTAACATGTTTCACAAGTAAGAACGACCAGccaacacacatacatacatacatacatacatacatacatacatacagacagagatacagacagacaaatgCATAGGCCTATTTACAAACAacgaatacatacataaatacatcagtaagatCAACATTCCCAGCGCTGAAACATTGGCCTGGATGAACAACACAGCTTTGAAGATAGAAATGAGATTTGTAGAAACGACTGTaaatgagggagggagggagaggtatgatgagaaagagagaaagagaaagaagacaCAGGAAGTACAGCTGCAGCGTCTGCAAGACTTCAGGAGTTGTAATGTGATAATAGGAACAGCTGCTTGGCTCTCTCGTAGCCAATCAGCTTTCCACGAAAGGGGATGTTTCCGCGGTTTACGTCAGACCAATGGCGATTGAGTTCAATTCGAGCAGAGAGTTTGAGTGAGAGATAAGGACAGGAGTTCCTGATCAACCCTGAGACGAGGCACTGCAGCCCCCGCGCCGTACACTTACTTTCAACGTGAACACTCGTGTAGTGATCAGCGAGGCACAGCACTGCAGCgcctctcactctctcacacacacggaCACATACCGTATATACATAAAAACTATACTGCAATCGCAGAAACCCCGTTCTCATATAAAACTGCCTCGCCTAATTTTCACAGTGGATCTAACACCTCCTTACTACCTTGACATGGGAGATATGGGAGACCCATCAAAAAGTAAGTGCGCTATTTCTACTCAATATGAATGTGTTGTGTTACTTTATGAGTGAATGTTTACTGGGCGTACATAATAATACATacttacatgacaaaacatacCCTTaagttgctattattattattattattattattattattattattattattattattattattattattactttgttaaTTTATTAGATTGGCCAGCGGGACAGTTCCTTGTCTTTCCATTGTTGTCAGTGATAGGACGCGTTTTAAGTGCACGCATTCTACAGGGCTCTGCGTTTGTTGATAAGATTTTTAATGTAGGTTTCTGAAGGTATCCCTAAATTCGCTATACTCAATCACTTTAAGACAGATGACAGTTCAAAATTACTGCTTCTGTATGTTCAATTTAACGATCATGTGTCCTAGAATGGGATGCAATAGAAACGTGtaacttttaaaagtgtttttcttagtagtagcagtagtcgTAGTATCGatattaatagtattattaatatgattGTGATTATTCGGCTGACAGGCAGCGTGGGAGCTGTTGTGTGCTGTTGTGTCTTGTGTCCCGTTGTAGCACAGGTCAGAAATACTGTAAGATATTGATTGGCGATACTGATGGCAATAATTACACTTAGGGCTTGGCCATGTTTAATGTTTTCCGCATGCATTTCACAAGAAACAGAAGGCTGGCTTCTTTTAAGAACTCTGATAGGTGTTCATTTAAAATCTGAATATGTATGTCATTTATTCTATTTTGTGTTTACAGAAAAACGGCTGCTATCGTTGTGTGTTGGCTGCGGAAATCAGATTCATGATCAATATATTCTGAGAGTTTCTCCCGATTTGGAATGGCATGCAGCGTGTTTGAAATGTGCAGAGTGTAATCAGTATTTGGACGAGTCCTGTACCTGCTTTGTTAGGGACGGGAAAACCTATTGTAAAAGAGACTACATCAGGTAGGTCTTTGAAAAGTGTTCTTTTGTGCTTTAAGCTTGGGCTCAATTTGATGTTATTATACCTGACTGATGAAATACAACAATACAGCAGCCTTTTCGAAGAACAGCTTTCATTTTACATAAACCCAAAAGGAAAAAGCAAATAATGTGTGTAACGTATTAGCGTAAGTGATGAGTTAAAAAAAGTAcccttttcaaatgtatttacaaataataaatacaaaaacatctattataaaaacattacaattatatttcttCACTTCCACAAACATGAGGATCtgagcttattattattattattattattattattattattattattattattattattattattattattattattattatttaattttaactCGGAGCATCCTTCTAAATTATAAAAACTATTTgagataacaataataaaacaataagatAATATTGTTAACAAGATAACAATAATGAACAAAGACATCCAATTGAAAGTATATAGGCCTATTACTAGaaataaactagcaaataaaaaagaaaaagagtaaaataatgaaagaaaaaagaaagctgcTATAGCTGGAGGGTTATCTCCTCGTACTCCCCGTTTATAAACTCAATTGACAATATCTGCCATGCTGTATCCTTTATCTTATCTGGCCTGGTGGATTTGACAAAGCAGATCACATCGCCCATCGCTTGGCTTGGAACACTTGGCATATTTAGATAATGAAAGTTCTTCCTTCCTCACATTCAGAATCTGCTCACTGATAACAGCGCGTAGGTAAACCCGGCCTCGCTGTTGTTTACCTCTAACGCCGGTGGCCATGGCTTGTTTATCCCGTGTTATATCCACCTGACATCTGCATAAGTTGTGTATTTCCGATGCATTTTTTGTTGCATTAGTAATAATGTGGCATAAGACATGTAAAatacaggtttatttttgttgaatatATCTGATTTGATATGCagactacattttaaaagtgtactttttttaattacacatgtAGCTAGCTTTATTAACGCAGGTGTCTATCATGTATTAATTGGTACCAGACAACGCCAAGGTTTAATTGTGTATAGCGTTAAAACGTCTCCCCTGCCTGGGGTCAATGCTGTTTAGATATACACAGAATTGCACTTTACAACATACCTGTGAGATGGACAGACTGACTGTATGAAGCACAATACAGGCGAGTACCGTCTTCGGGGTATGTATGGCACACTGTCACAAGTGGTGCTATACCTTccattaaatacatttgaacacATAGATCTAAATACTGCAACAGCATCGACTTGCAGACGGAAGTAAAGTTCAATACAAGTTCGTGTGAGTTTATGGGGAAGTAGCCTAGTAATCAAACACTtataataaataactgtagaactTGCATTGGACTCGTTAACAAATACATGATGTTGTAGAAAGCCTACCTAAAATCATTTTCATTATGACTGCGatcaaagttaataataataataataataataataataataataataataataaaaataataataataataatataaaataataataataaaataataacattattttgcttacacacacacacacacacacacacacacacacacacacacacacacaccatttactGTAGCCCGCTGATAACCATTCTAAACATAACGTAACGTCACTAATTTAAGGCAGAATGATTGATGACTGTAAGACGGAAACTTTATTGAAATACGTGTTGTGCATGAACTGATATTTGCAAAATGTAATTGGCAAGAAATCGTATAGCATCAGGCGAAGTATGTTCACTTGATAAATGTAATATTGATTCTATTTCTAAAGTATTCTATGTGTTGAAAGTTCAAAGCACATTTAAACAGGAAATGGAATATGAATGGACTGGAACGGGCCTGCCTGTACTTTCGATGACTAGGCGAGGGTGTCTGCTGGAAACAGTTTTGGAACTTTTTgcgtgattatttattttattttaaactattacagGTAGATTACAGCGTATTAAGGTGCACATCATTCCAGTTTATTTGAATAGGCCTATAATACAGTAGAGTGTAGGActgtcttttgtttaatgtgttgctgttttattttactgcaacGAGTAAAGTATACTATTAAGTGGGATTCTGCGGTTTCGCATACTTCTCGGCTCCTCATGATATGCACATGTAGTTTGTATATATCACATGCATATGTACATATATCGATGTATCTGTCAATGTGTTGTGTGTCTATCCCTCTGTTGTATACGCCACCCTCTCACTTGTATGTCTGTTACAGTATCTGTACTTTCAGTTTAATTGTCCCGGTTTTATGAATGTTCTCAAATTGTCAGTTGATTCCTCTCAATGTATGCTTGGAATCTGTATCAATTTTAAACACGGGCACAATAAATgctaatagttttatttttatcgCATTTATTTCAGGTTATATGGGATAAAGTGCGCTAAGTGTAACATAGGCTTCAGTAAGAATGATTTCGTGATGAGAGCCCGCTCAAAGGTGTACCATATCGAGTGTTTTCGTTGTGTGGCCTGCAGCCGGCAACTTATCCCCGGGGACGAGTTCGCGCTCAGAGAAGATGGCCTTTTCTGCAGGGCCGATCACGATGTTGTGGAGAGGGCAACAATGGGAGCCGGGGACCCTCTCAGCCCTTTGCACCCTGCGAGACCTTTACAGATGGCAGGTATGTTGAGTATGCTTTCCCATCAATAGCAGTGACATGGCGTGGCTGCACTCATTGTAACAGTAGCGCATGGAACGCATTACAACTGTAATAGAGTAAcgcttgttttgcattttaaaagtttcaCAGATCGACGACATGACACCTTAGAATTCACGTGTATTTGATTGATTTAGTGTGTCCTATCACTTAATATATGTAGGCTATAAATTATCCTAATTTTCCACTACATCATAGCAGAATACACACGCACGCAGAACTCAACAACTAAAACACTTGTGGCCTTAATATGTAAACGCATTCTATACATGTACCCGAcggtcatgtattttttttttttttttttttttggggggggggggggggggggggataaaataaataaaattacatatgtttaatttttttctaattagaaacagtcagTATAGATAATTTCTTGTCACTTAACATAATTAACGAATgtaaaagaatttttttttacattttcccgAAAAATTGTATATTCTGGGCTCTGGcaatatttcattattgttgggggattatatatatatatatatatatatatatatatatatatatatatatatatatatcgtattactttatctctaaaaCAGCTTGGTCTCAGCCTTATGAACAAGACTAGCTTAGGGTACTTTATATAATGTTATGTACAATGAAGACACAATCGATAACCAATGGAAAAGCTGAACAAAAGGGAAATATACGATGTCTTCCAATAAACACTATACAGAAATAACAGGCTCcgcttttttaaaaatcctccTAGCCAACGCGCCCAAAAAGACGTATACCTGGCGAGTTACAAAACTGTCAACATTCTGATCTGCACGAATTGACTTTTAATCTGATCGTGTTTTATCTACGAGTTTGATATCTTCCGGTGAGAGCCCAGATACAATTCTTACAGGACATTTAAATTTTTATCACCAAAAACAAAGCGAGACAGGCCAGAAGCGTGCTTTTAACTACATGTAATTAAACATTGCAGTCATCACAGTCACACTGTGTCAGCTGCACTTCAGTctctaaaatacaataaacactattaaacGAAAAGCATATACATGCAAATGAATCGCAGGCAGTTTTGCATGTAAGTTTAAATTGTCAAAAGCCCACAGGCCGCAGATGAACGATATGCGGTGTAGGGCTTTAACCTATAATTGGGAACTGCATCGCGTGTTTTTCCCCCAATGTAAACTATGGTATGTTATCTAGTCTTTGGATACCTCTTTATGTCCCCATTATATATTTGGAAATTCACAATCTTGATTGCACCTTGTTTCGATTGTTACGGAGAaatgcgtttgtgtgtgtgtgtgtgtgtgtgtgtgtgtgtgtgtgtgtgtgtgtgtgtgtgtgtgtgtgtgcttcttgTTACAGCCTATCAAAGTAACGGCAGGACGCTTAACAATCAATGTATCTCTTTGGTATTTATCTAGAACAGGCAAAACAGTAATGTGCAATGCTACggtgttttatatacatttacatagGTATATTGCATTGATatggaaaacaacacattattctcTCGCTTTTACTTCAATTCCATTTGCTAATTATTTTAACCCAATAGGCTTTAACCCAATAGGCTACATTACCTTTTGTTTAACCCTACAAAATTAATGATTTGcggcttttttttctaaattggcATATTTTATTGCAGCAGTTACTTATGAATATTGTCCTCTCTTACAGCAGAACCTATCTCTGCCAGACAACCCGCGCTTAGACCACACGTCCACAAACAGCCAGAAAAAACCACCCGGGTCCGAACAGTTCTGAACGAGAAACAGCTCCACACCCTGAGGACTTGCTACAATGCCAACCCGAGACCCGACGCCCTGATGAAGGAGCAGCTCGTGGAAATGACGGGCCTGAGTCCGAGGGTCATCCGGGTCTGGTTTCAAAACAAACGCTGCAAGGACAAGAAAAGAAGCATCTTGATGAAGCAGCTCCAGCAGCAACAGCCGAACGACAAAACGGTAAGAACCCGGGACTGTTAGTCTCTATCtccagaaaacacaacgacacaAACGAAGAGCTAGGGTATGCCACTCAATTACAAGATCAAcactcatattattattattattattattattattattattattattattattattattattattagttatttagcagacgcctttatccaagacgacttacagagactagggtgtgtgaactatgcatcagctgcataTAATATGCTCTCTCGTTTCGCGGGGCTAATTTCCGctcttgtttaattattttataaaatgataatgttttttaatttccaaaaattattattattattattattattattatttattattattatattattattattattgttgttgttgttgctgttgataGTAGTAGCCTAGTTGTGGTAGTCGTTGTAGTTTCATGGTATCCGATTCTTTGAATTAGAACAAATGGCAGCCAAGGCATAACTAACTAAAATGAATTGTTAATGCTATATGTATAATAAAGGAGTTTGTTTGGTATTCATTTGAGCTTTTTTTGATACACGTCTTGGATTCGAATGTTTATTAAAAGTAACATTCTAATTAAATATCCAAAGAAAGAATGCAGTGTTTTGACGATACATTATAGACTCATTTCTGGAAGTGTAAGGTCAGGCTATGTTGCATGCATTCAGTAGATTTACACTAGCTCTGTGTACAGCAAACGCGGTCT
The sequence above is a segment of the Polyodon spathula isolate WHYD16114869_AA chromosome 2, ASM1765450v1, whole genome shotgun sequence genome. Coding sequences within it:
- the LOC121299798 gene encoding insulin gene enhancer protein isl-1 isoform X1 encodes the protein MGDMGDPSKKKRLLSLCVGCGNQIHDQYILRVSPDLEWHAACLKCAECNQYLDESCTCFVRDGKTYCKRDYISRQLIPGDEFALREDGLFCRADHDVVERATMGAGDPLSPLHPARPLQMAAEPISARQPALRPHVHKQPEKTTRVRTVLNEKQLHTLRTCYNANPRPDALMKEQLVEMTGLSPRVIRVWFQNKRCKDKKRSILMKQLQQQQPNDKTNIQGMTGTPMVAASPERHDGGLQANPVEVQSYQPPWKVLSDFALQSDIDQPAFQQLVNFSEGGPGSNSTGSEVASMSSQLPDTPNSMISSPIEA
- the LOC121299798 gene encoding insulin gene enhancer protein isl-1 isoform X2; the encoded protein is MGDMGDPSKKKRLLSLCVGCGNQIHDQYILRVSPDLEWHAACLKCAECNQYLDESCTCFVRDGKTYCKRDYIRLYGIKCAKCNIGFSKNDFVMRARSKVYHIECFRCVACSRQLIPGDEFALREDGLFCRADHDVVERATMGAGDPLSPLHPARPLQMAAEPISARQPALRPHVHKQPEKTTRVRTVLNEKQLHTLRTCYNANPRPDALMKEQLVEMTGLSPRVIRVWFQNKRCKDKKRSILMKQLQQQQPNDKTNIQGMTGTPMVAASPERHDGGLQANPVEVQSYQPPWKVLSDFALQSDIDQPAFQQLVNFSEGGPGSNSTGSEVASMSSQLPDTPNSMISSPIEA